ATTATATTAAGTATGCCTAGTAGTAAAATTAGTCTCAAACACTATTTACTCTTTTGTGGGTTCTAATTTTTTATCTCTACTATTAACAAGATGATTTCTCTGTTTCGTCTTCAATTTTTAGTGtaccaaaatatcctcataCAAATTCTGAAATAACATAccatttagtttagtttttttcctacaaaaaagtaaaaaatgttaaaacagTAATACTATCTCAcgtacaaaaggaaaaaaaaaagttattcttaCTACCCATTTGTATTCAAATGTTTGATTCCTATCtgtatttgttatctatttgaattcaaatacttcaattatctcattctcaaaaaaaaaaaaaaaaaaaaattcaattatctttatccaaaaaaaatgtacaaaattacttcttcaaaaaaaaaaaaaaaacctacctcACATAAAAACTACTCATTCTTATTTCgaaatttctacaattttttatttattttttttatccaaattcTCTACAGTTATCACAAATCCCCATCCATCCACACTAACGTAtatcatcttttttttgttcagatatcaaaattttttacttatcacaatttttatcccaatcaataaatttaaatgttcCATTGGGTTTCAACTTCTTATAattctttctcatttttaaacattattccacGTTACCTTacctcatttaaaaaataaaaataaatacacggttatttatatatcacttttaagcattataacactaaaccaaaaaaacaaataaataaaaaatagtattattacACGCCCAAAGCACATATAATAAgtctaatatttaaataaagagaTTTGAAATTCAATCTCTACCTATCCCAACTTTCCTAAACAACTCAGCACATAATGGCCTTACAGACCCCAACTTTCCTAAACAACTCAGCATCTGATAGGGATAAGCAAAAGATATGGATAATTGATAAGGATCATCAAATGTTACCCCACATTAATCAATCATCAACGACTCTACGAGCACTCAAACCAATAACATCAacacattaaataaaaaataatagcaatagataaaatcaataaaagataGCTCTTAATAATCCACATCTGATGTAGGACTTGCCATGTGTGCACTGGACTCTAGCAGCAGCCAACAACTAACATCTACTGCTCTTCTTCGGGCAAGTGAAAGTGATTAAGATGTAGTTGAGTTCATACAGTCACTCAAGTCAATCCAAAAGACCTTGTAGGCTCTGAATGAAAGTGTCCAAATATCTCTCTTGCATGCCTTCGCTAGTAATTACCTCCTTCAATTTGGCATGATTATGTTTCACTATCCCAGCTACTTCACTGTTATTGTCCAACACAGAGATAATGGCCTCACTCAAATTCTGCTTTGAAATCCAACCATTATCTTCTCTCTCCACCTCCACTGCAACCTTGAGTTCTTCCACCATTAATCTGGCATTCAAAATTTGATCATTAATGTATGGAACACATACTATTTGGCAATCACTAAGAAGAGACTCCCACATGGACCCATAACCACAATGGGTCACAGAACAACCTACAGATGGGTGCTCCAATATCAATGCTTGTGGCACCCAACCCCCATACACCCACCCTCTCCCTTTAACTCTCTCTACGAACTCCTCTGGCAAAGCTTCTTCAATTGTTGCGCATTCATCTGGAGTACTTAGAGCCACCAAAAATGGCTGCCCACATAGCTCGAATCCCGAAAGCAACTCTTGAAATTGGTCCTTTTGTAGTATATTTTGACTCCCAAATGCACAATACACCACAGTACCTTGCTCAAAATTGCATAACCATTTAGTCCATTTTTCGTCTAGCTTTGTTTCTGGTGTTTCAGTCAGGACAGGTCCCGTTAGCAACGCAGGCTTAGCGTACTGCTGCCTTAGATAGTCACAATATGGGCCCTCAACCTCATGATATGTTCTAAAGGCAACCGCATCACTCTCTTTTATGCTAGATGTAATTCGAAAGTACATGGGCACCCCAGTTCCTTGATCTTCAGCAAGTATTTTTACTGTTGCAATTTCGAACTCCTTGTATTTTAACCCCACTGTCAAAGAAGGATAGCCTGAAGGCGGTTGGATTAGCTCTTCATTAGTCATATCCTTTTCCATCTTCTTAGCGGGAACCATAATGAATGTGATTGCGGCCGCGCTTACCACAGAATAGAGTATGGCCTTGGTGCCAAGTTGGTGTGCAAGGGCTGGCAGCCAATAACTGAAGTCAAAGAAGATGAAGTGAGGCTTGAGAGTGGTAAGAATGGTTTCAACTTGGTTTTGGGTTCGGTTAAAAGCAATAGCAAGTTGCATATGAAGTGAAAAAGGAACATCCGAGGCAGTCTCGGCACCAGGAGGTAGGGTATCTACATGGGGAACGAGAAGGGGAGAGAAGCTGATAAGGTTTGGATAATGGTTGAGATGTTGTAGCTTTGCTTGTGCTCCTTTGGGAAGTAAGAAGGATACCCTATGGCCTCTCTCTGCAAGCTTGTTGGAGAGGTGGAGGAATGGAGTGAAATGGCCAAAGGCAAACCAGGGAAACATGGCTATATGAAGTTTTGAGCTTCTGGAAGTAGACATCTTTGCTTGATCTTATTTGTTGGTATAAAGTCGCTTGAATTCCGAGTGATTTCCCCTGCTGTATATGTATACTTTCTTGATCCGGTTTTCCCTAGAGGAGGAGGATCCTTTTATGGACAAACAAACActaataaaagttaaaaaagcgGTAACCACAAATGGacaaattaaaatacatcaGCATTGGAATCTTATAGTGCACATCCATTATGAAGTTACTTGATGATTTTATCAAAGAATGCAGAGATCTTATTCTGATCCTCACAACAATAATTTGTTTTGTGTTGGTGTTTAACGAATTCCTAGAGGCAGTAGTACAATAATTTGTTTTGTGTTCGGTAGTTTACGAATGCCTAGAGGCAGTACCAATCTATAGATAGAGAGTGGAAGAGATAAAGGGCAAGAGGGTGTAAGAAGATTATGGGAATTggttaagaaaatataatgctAAAGAAATATAGAACAGAGAACTAGATACAACAAACTTACTAATATTATTAGATTCAACAAACTCTTTACATAGGTCATAAGGATTTCTGAAGGAGGCTATCTTCTGCCATTACAAAGATACAAAGAAGTTATTTATAGACAACGGAACTCAAACCAAATTCAGATACAATTTACAATCAGCTTTGCATGAGATGGTAGGGGCCTGGTTGAAGACAAAGCTGCTTTCGGATAAGCTTCTACAAGGACAATAAGTGTTCTTGACATGCATGGATAAGGCCGAGTTGCTTCAGGACATATCTaggaccccccccccccctttttcaaGTGTTCGAGCTGTTTAGTCCcatccatctcttccttggaaccattctttgttgatgtcagCGTCAACATTTGGGTCATGGTTATCATAATAGGGGTCATCGTAACCAATCAAAGGATTGGGCATTTCCCAATGATCTTCATGTGGCCACTGTTGTCTATAAGCTTCTGGGGTACTTGGTCCTGTTTCAGATAAGGTTCCCTTATTAATGGATTCTGTCTTTGTAAGAGCATGGTGACAAGATGTCCAAGTGGTGTCGATGTGTAAATGAAGGGTGTCATCTGGATTAGTGACCTAATGCATTTCTGACGGGGGAACGATACCTTCTGCTCGAATGTCCTTTTTTGAATTGAGCTTAGCAACCATACATCCTCTAGTAATTTTGTGACCAAATCTTGGATGTTCTGTGACTGGATACTTTTTCCAATCTCCATTATGAGCATCATTTTTTAGGATTTCAAACCAGAACTtttgaaaatatctattttcaCGGGGAAAACAAGTTTATAAAATCCTGGTTCAAAATGAAGCCACAAATAATACTCATTGAGTAGGTAGTACCATATGTAAAGATAATGTATGACCGTCCAGTTGGTTATCCAAAAGGCAAACGGGGTTTTCCATGGTTGGTCCAAGTCAGGGTAAATAGCAAGAAAGTGATTGTGGTGTTCCTTAAGGTAATTATGGA
The DNA window shown above is from Quercus lobata isolate SW786 chromosome 7, ValleyOak3.0 Primary Assembly, whole genome shotgun sequence and carries:
- the LOC115952568 gene encoding UDP-glycosyltransferase 79B9-like, with protein sequence MSTSRSSKLHIAMFPWFAFGHFTPFLHLSNKLAERGHRVSFLLPKGAQAKLQHLNHYPNLISFSPLLVPHVDTLPPGAETASDVPFSLHMQLAIAFNRTQNQVETILTTLKPHFIFFDFSYWLPALAHQLGTKAILYSVVSAAAITFIMVPAKKMEKDMTNEELIQPPSGYPSLTVGLKYKEFEIATVKILAEDQGTGVPMYFRITSSIKESDAVAFRTYHEVEGPYCDYLRQQYAKPALLTGPVLTETPETKLDEKWTKWLCNFEQGTVVYCAFGSQNILQKDQFQELLSGFELCGQPFLVALSTPDECATIEEALPEEFVERVKGRGWVYGGWVPQALILEHPSVGCSVTHCGYGSMWESLLSDCQIVCVPYINDQILNARLMVEELKVAVEVEREDNGWISKQNLSEAIISVLDNNSEVAGIVKHNHAKLKEVITSEGMQERYLDTFIQSLQGLLD